The proteins below are encoded in one region of Streptomyces ficellus:
- a CDS encoding glycoside hydrolase family 35 protein, producing MASFAVGDRDFLLDGRPVRVLSGALHYFRVHEEQWGHRLSMLRAMGLNCVETYVPWNLHEPEEGRYRDVAALGRFLDAVREAGLWAIVRPGPYICAEWENGGLPHWLTGGLGRRVRTRDAGYLAHVDRWFRTLLPQVVARQIDRGGPVILVQAENEYGSYGSDRGYLRYVADLLRACGLSVPLCTSDGPEDHMLTGGSIPGVLATVNFGSGARAAFGALRRHRPRGPLMCMEFWCGWFGHWGDGSTVRDAEDAAGALAEILECGASVNVYMAHGGTSFGGWAGANRAGALHDGALEPTVTSYDYDAPVDEAGWPTAKFWAFRAVLERYADGPLPPVPEPPARLAGRVRAAVRAWAPLAEVLEVLGGEEWDGPVPPSFEELGVDRGLVRYRLRVPGPRRAYPLSVTGLRDRAVVYVDGVRAGVLEAEDAVLAAPVAGPAVVDLWVESLGRVNYGPRLGEGKGVTGGVLHERQYLHGVRARGLRLDAFTADGVAKVPFARPAGGGPGADGAPGAPGLYRAVAEVAGAGDAVLELPGWTRGFVWVNGFCLGRYWEVGPQESLFVPGPVLREGTNEVWVLELEGAGTSVRLAARREGQAPPGLPLTRC from the coding sequence GTGGCTTCGTTCGCGGTGGGTGACCGGGACTTTCTGCTGGACGGCAGGCCGGTGCGGGTGCTGTCGGGCGCGTTGCACTACTTCCGGGTGCACGAGGAGCAGTGGGGCCACCGGTTGTCGATGCTGCGGGCGATGGGCCTGAACTGCGTGGAGACGTACGTCCCTTGGAACCTGCACGAGCCGGAGGAGGGCCGCTACCGGGACGTGGCCGCCCTGGGGCGCTTCCTGGACGCGGTGCGGGAGGCGGGGCTGTGGGCGATCGTGCGGCCGGGCCCGTACATCTGCGCCGAGTGGGAGAACGGCGGGCTGCCGCACTGGCTGACGGGCGGCTTGGGGCGGCGGGTGCGGACGCGGGACGCCGGGTACCTGGCGCACGTCGACCGCTGGTTCCGCACGCTGCTGCCGCAGGTGGTGGCGCGGCAGATCGACCGCGGCGGCCCGGTGATCCTGGTGCAGGCGGAGAACGAGTACGGCAGTTACGGTTCGGACCGGGGCTACCTGCGGTACGTCGCGGACCTGCTTCGGGCGTGCGGGTTGAGCGTGCCGCTGTGCACGTCCGACGGGCCCGAGGACCACATGCTGACGGGCGGGTCGATCCCGGGGGTGCTGGCCACGGTGAACTTCGGGTCGGGGGCGCGGGCGGCGTTCGGGGCGCTGCGCCGGCACCGGCCGCGCGGGCCGCTGATGTGCATGGAGTTCTGGTGCGGCTGGTTCGGCCACTGGGGAGACGGGAGCACCGTGCGGGACGCGGAGGACGCGGCCGGGGCGCTGGCGGAGATCCTGGAGTGCGGGGCGTCGGTCAACGTCTACATGGCGCACGGCGGCACCAGTTTCGGTGGCTGGGCGGGTGCGAACCGGGCCGGCGCCCTGCACGACGGGGCGCTGGAGCCGACGGTGACGTCGTACGACTACGACGCGCCGGTCGACGAGGCGGGGTGGCCGACCGCGAAGTTCTGGGCGTTCCGGGCGGTGCTGGAGCGGTACGCGGACGGGCCGCTGCCGCCGGTGCCGGAGCCGCCCGCGCGGCTGGCGGGCCGGGTGCGGGCGGCGGTGCGCGCGTGGGCGCCGCTGGCGGAGGTGCTGGAGGTGCTGGGCGGCGAGGAGTGGGACGGGCCGGTGCCGCCGTCGTTCGAGGAGCTGGGCGTGGACCGGGGCCTGGTGCGCTACCGGCTCCGGGTCCCGGGGCCGCGCCGGGCGTACCCCTTGTCGGTGACGGGTCTGCGGGACCGGGCGGTGGTGTACGTGGACGGGGTCCGCGCGGGTGTGCTGGAGGCGGAGGACGCGGTGCTGGCCGCTCCGGTGGCGGGCCCGGCGGTGGTGGACCTGTGGGTGGAGTCGCTGGGCCGGGTCAACTACGGGCCGCGGCTCGGTGAGGGCAAGGGCGTCACGGGCGGTGTGCTGCACGAGCGGCAGTACCTGCACGGGGTACGGGCGCGGGGGCTGCGGCTGGACGCGTTCACCGCGGACGGGGTGGCGAAGGTGCCGTTCGCCCGCCCGGCGGGTGGTGGGCCGGGGGCGGACGGGGCGCCCGGGGCTCCGGGGCTCTACCGGGCCGTCGCGGAGGTGGCCGGCGCGGGGGACGCGGTGCTGGAACTGCCCGGCTGGACGCGGGGGTTCGTGTGGGTGAACGGGTTCTGCCTGGGCCGGTACTGGGAGGTGGGGCCGCAGGAGTCGCTGTTCGTGCCGGGGCCGGTGCTGCGGGAGGGGACGAACGAGGTGTGGGTGCTGGAGCTGGAGGGTGCCGGGACGTCCGTACGGCTGGCGGCGCGGCGAGAGGGGCAGGCCCCGCCGGGCCTGCCCCTCACCAGGTGCTAG
- a CDS encoding S1 family peptidase produces MNLLRTLKRCAAAGAVALAAVSLQPTSASAAPQPVVGGTQASQGEFPWMVRLSMGCGGSLLTQQIVLTAAHCVSGSGNNTSITATAGVVDLQSASAIKVRSTKILQAPGYNGKGKDWALIKLARPINLPTLNIATNTTYNSGTFTVAGWGATREGGGQQRYMRKATVPFVSDASCQQSYGGDLVPGEEICAGYTQGGVDTCQGDSGGPMFRRDNAGAWIQVGIVSWGQGCARPNYPGVYTEVSTFASAIKSAAATL; encoded by the coding sequence ATGAATCTCCTTCGTACCCTCAAGAGATGCGCGGCGGCCGGTGCCGTCGCCCTCGCCGCCGTCAGCCTCCAGCCCACCTCCGCGTCCGCCGCCCCCCAGCCGGTCGTCGGAGGCACCCAGGCCTCCCAGGGCGAGTTCCCCTGGATGGTCAGGCTCTCCATGGGCTGCGGCGGCTCCCTGCTCACCCAGCAGATCGTGCTGACCGCCGCCCACTGCGTCAGCGGCTCCGGAAACAACACCAGCATCACCGCCACCGCCGGCGTCGTCGACCTCCAGAGCGCCAGTGCCATCAAGGTCCGCTCCACCAAGATCCTCCAGGCCCCCGGCTACAACGGCAAGGGCAAGGACTGGGCCCTGATCAAGCTCGCCCGGCCCATCAACCTGCCCACCCTGAACATCGCCACCAACACCACGTACAACAGCGGCACCTTCACCGTCGCCGGCTGGGGCGCCACCCGCGAGGGCGGCGGCCAGCAGCGCTACATGCGCAAGGCCACCGTGCCGTTCGTCTCCGACGCCTCCTGCCAGCAGTCGTACGGCGGCGACCTCGTGCCCGGCGAGGAGATCTGCGCCGGCTACACCCAGGGCGGCGTCGACACCTGCCAGGGCGACTCCGGCGGCCCCATGTTCCGCCGCGACAACGCCGGTGCCTGGATACAGGTCGGCATCGTCAGCTGGGGCCAGGGCTGCGCCCGGCCGAACTACCCGGGCGTGTACACCGAGGTGTCCACCTTCGCCTCCGCCATCAAGTCCGCGGCGGCGACCCTCTAG
- a CDS encoding lysine N(6)-hydroxylase/L-ornithine N(5)-oxygenase family protein: MTGSTPERDADRDATRDPRRDHDQPHDLVGIGIGPFNLSLAALAHGVPGGLATAFYEQRPAFHWHPGQLIDGTTLQVPFLADLVTLADPTSRWSFLNYLRDRDRLYPFYFAERFHTHRTEYDAYCRWVSDHLPSLHFAHQVDAVRWNPERDLFEVDYTHLDADGEAQALGRTHTRHIALGVGTEPHVPEPLRPLAEQPSVPVIHSADYLHHRERLLTAEHITVIGSGQSGAEIFLDLLRTRPAGAEKIHWLTRTEAFAPMEYSKLGLEHFTPDYTHYFHALPEQVRAGLVPRQWQLHKAIDADTIGAIHDELYRRTLHGGWPDAVLTPGVRVRTAGRLATTKVELHLEHIQQGTRTRLTTDAVVLATGYRERPLGRILAGLDPYVRRDSADRPRIDAHHRMVLDPSVTGSVYVQNAETHTHGVGAPDLGLAAWRSATILNHLTGKEPYPLPRRTAFTTFGLERQEAPGIPRQTPPARTARPVSPDTP; encoded by the coding sequence ATGACCGGCAGCACACCCGAGCGCGACGCCGACCGCGACGCCACGCGCGACCCGCGGCGCGACCACGACCAGCCCCACGACCTGGTGGGCATCGGCATCGGCCCGTTCAACCTCTCCCTCGCCGCCCTCGCCCACGGCGTACCCGGTGGCCTCGCCACCGCCTTCTACGAGCAGCGCCCCGCCTTCCACTGGCACCCCGGCCAGCTCATCGACGGCACCACCCTCCAAGTGCCGTTCCTCGCCGACCTCGTCACCCTCGCCGACCCCACCAGCCGCTGGTCGTTCCTCAACTACCTCCGCGACCGCGACCGCCTCTACCCCTTCTACTTCGCCGAGCGGTTCCACACCCACCGCACCGAGTACGACGCCTACTGCCGCTGGGTCAGCGACCACCTCCCCAGCCTCCACTTCGCCCACCAGGTCGACGCCGTCCGCTGGAACCCCGAACGCGACCTGTTCGAAGTCGACTACACCCACCTCGACGCGGACGGCGAGGCCCAAGCCCTCGGCCGCACCCACACCCGCCACATCGCCCTCGGCGTCGGCACCGAACCCCACGTCCCGGAACCGCTGCGCCCGCTCGCCGAACAGCCCAGCGTCCCCGTCATCCACTCCGCCGACTACCTCCACCACCGCGAACGGCTGCTCACCGCCGAGCACATCACCGTCATCGGCTCCGGCCAGTCCGGCGCCGAGATCTTCCTCGACCTCCTCCGCACCCGCCCCGCCGGAGCCGAGAAGATCCACTGGCTCACCCGCACCGAAGCCTTCGCCCCCATGGAGTACAGCAAGCTGGGGCTCGAACACTTCACCCCCGACTACACCCACTACTTCCACGCGCTTCCCGAGCAGGTGCGCGCGGGCCTCGTCCCCCGCCAGTGGCAACTCCACAAGGCCATCGACGCCGACACCATCGGCGCGATCCACGACGAGCTCTACCGCCGCACCCTCCACGGCGGCTGGCCCGACGCCGTCCTCACCCCCGGAGTACGCGTCCGCACCGCCGGCCGCCTCGCCACCACCAAGGTGGAGCTCCACCTCGAACACATCCAGCAGGGCACCCGGACCCGCCTCACCACCGACGCCGTCGTCCTCGCCACCGGCTACCGCGAACGCCCCCTCGGCCGCATCCTCGCCGGCCTCGACCCCTACGTGCGCCGTGACTCCGCAGACCGGCCCCGGATCGACGCCCACCACCGGATGGTCCTCGACCCGTCCGTCACCGGCTCCGTCTACGTACAGAACGCCGAGACCCACACCCACGGGGTCGGCGCACCCGACCTGGGCCTCGCCGCCTGGCGCAGCGCCACCATCCTCAACCACCTCACCGGCAAGGAGCCCTACCCACTGCCCCGCCGCACCGCCTTCACCACCTTCGGGCTGGAACGCCAGGAGGCGCCCGGCATTCCCCGCCAGACGCCCCCCGCGCGCACCGCGCGCCCCGTCAGTCCGGACACTCCCTAG
- a CDS encoding pyridoxal phosphate-dependent decarboxylase family protein: protein MSSSPWSTSWSTPPLAGGPGGADALRPLVGTVLAALRDGATARGGPLPPGGPEDVAARLRAALRDGTTEAGDPGHEVRHDPRHDVLPDTGTGAEEALRTLVTALARGAADPAHPLCAAHLHTPPLALAAAADLAASALNPSMDSWDQAPAASALEQLVTRALAAETHPAGHRPDALVTTGGTESNQLALLLAREHHGPTLQTVCGANAHHSVHRAAWLLGLPEPVTVPAPDGTIDLTALAAVLTDLRGPLLVTATAGTTDTGSIDPLPEIADLCDDHGATLHVDAAYGGPLLFSETRRHLLAGLDRARTVTLDLHKLGWQPVAAGLLAVPDTALLDALRHTAPYLNADDDTRAGLPDLLGRSPRTSRRPDILKIAVTLRALGRTGLGHLVDRVCATAGRLADLVEKDPRLDLHQRPALSTVLFRPTGATDETVAATRRDLLTHGHAVLGRAHADGRLWLKATLLNPHTTPDDLEELLAHTALVEGSTTR, encoded by the coding sequence ATGAGCAGCAGCCCGTGGAGCACCTCGTGGAGCACGCCGCCCCTCGCCGGAGGCCCCGGAGGCGCCGACGCGCTGCGGCCCCTCGTCGGCACCGTGCTCGCCGCCCTCCGGGACGGCGCCACCGCGCGCGGCGGGCCGCTCCCGCCCGGCGGCCCCGAGGACGTCGCCGCCCGGCTGCGCGCCGCGCTCCGCGACGGCACCACCGAGGCGGGCGACCCCGGCCACGAGGTCCGCCACGACCCCCGCCACGACGTCCTGCCCGACACGGGCACCGGCGCCGAGGAAGCCCTCCGCACGCTGGTCACCGCCCTCGCCCGGGGCGCCGCGGACCCCGCCCACCCGCTGTGCGCCGCCCACCTCCACACCCCGCCGCTCGCCCTCGCGGCCGCCGCCGACCTGGCCGCCTCCGCGCTCAACCCGTCCATGGACTCCTGGGACCAGGCCCCCGCCGCATCCGCGCTCGAACAGCTCGTCACCCGCGCCCTCGCCGCCGAGACCCACCCCGCCGGGCACCGCCCCGACGCCCTGGTCACCACCGGCGGGACCGAGTCCAACCAGCTCGCGCTGCTCCTCGCCCGCGAACACCACGGCCCCACCCTCCAGACGGTCTGCGGCGCCAACGCCCACCACTCCGTCCACCGCGCCGCCTGGCTCCTCGGGCTCCCCGAACCCGTCACCGTGCCCGCCCCCGACGGCACGATCGACCTCACCGCCCTCGCCGCCGTCCTCACCGACCTCCGCGGCCCCCTCCTCGTCACCGCCACCGCCGGCACCACCGACACCGGCAGCATCGACCCGCTCCCCGAGATCGCCGACCTGTGCGACGACCACGGCGCCACCCTCCACGTCGACGCCGCCTACGGCGGACCGCTCCTGTTCAGCGAGACCCGCCGCCACCTCCTCGCCGGTCTCGACCGCGCCCGCACCGTCACGCTCGACCTGCACAAACTGGGCTGGCAGCCCGTCGCCGCCGGCCTCCTCGCCGTACCCGACACGGCACTGCTCGACGCCCTGCGCCACACCGCGCCCTACCTCAACGCCGACGACGACACCCGCGCCGGGCTGCCCGACCTCCTCGGCCGCTCCCCGCGCACCAGCCGCCGCCCCGACATCCTCAAGATCGCCGTCACCCTCCGCGCCCTGGGCCGCACCGGCCTCGGCCACCTGGTCGACCGCGTCTGCGCCACCGCCGGCCGGCTCGCCGACCTCGTCGAGAAGGACCCCCGCCTCGACCTCCACCAGCGGCCCGCCCTCTCCACCGTCCTCTTCCGCCCCACCGGCGCCACCGACGAGACCGTCGCCGCCACCCGCCGCGACCTCCTCACCCACGGCCACGCCGTCCTCGGGCGCGCCCACGCGGACGGCCGCCTCTGGCTCAAGGCCACCCTGCTCAACCCCCACACCACCCCAGACGACCTCGAAGAACTCCTCGCACACACCGCACTCGTGGAAGGCAGCACCACCCGATGA
- the pepN gene encoding aminopeptidase N encodes MPVLTRDEAQTRARLLDVHRYTVDLDLTTGEETFDSTTLVHFTARTAGTTFVELKPVTLRSVTLDGEHLDPEALAGNRLHLTLTEGEHTLRVDAAMRYSRTGEGMHRFTDPSDGETYVYTQLFMDDVQRVFAAFDQPDLKAVFDVTVTAPDRWTVLANGVTTHHGDGRWQAATTPRISTYLVAVAAGPWHSIRTEHAGLPFGIHCRRSLAPHLDTDADEILDVTRQCFDRYHEKFDEPYPFDSYDQAFVPEFNAGAMENPGLVTFRDEFVYRSAVTLTERQTRAMVIAHEMAHMWFGDLVTLTWWDDIWLNESFAEYMGYQTVNEATGRYPDTWVDFAIARKAWGYDADQRPSTHPVAPDPDAVPDTAAAMLNFDGISYAKGASALRQLVAWLGEKDFLAGINAHFARHRFGNATLADFIDNLASATDRDVHAWAEAWLRTTGVDTLTPAYDPAAGTLAVTRTGSRPHRITAGVYDPDLADGRRLVLRDRLEIDVPQDAPAHLPGPRPALIVLNDGDHTYAKLRLDEHSGERALRTLSGIPDALTRAVVWNGLRDMVRDGELEPVTYLETARAHLPEETDLAIVQGVLGFASTHIADRYVTPDDRPAALALLTDLARDLIRRTEDGRDPGLRLTAVRHYIDTTDRQGTLHGWLDEGGVPGGPELDPELRWRVLTRLAVLGGTDESAIAAELDRDASATGQEGAARCRAALPTAEAKAAAWEGMFTSDTLSNYLFTATAQGFWQPEQAELVREYVPRFYPDATALADRRGPAIAEAAGRYAFPAHAVDAAHLRLAEQHLESGALLPALHRKLTDQVDDLRRALRVRKA; translated from the coding sequence ATGCCCGTACTGACGCGCGACGAAGCGCAGACCCGAGCCCGGCTCCTCGACGTCCACCGGTACACGGTCGACCTCGACCTGACCACCGGCGAAGAGACCTTCGACTCCACCACCCTCGTCCACTTCACCGCCCGCACCGCCGGGACCACCTTCGTCGAGCTCAAGCCGGTCACCCTCCGCTCCGTCACCCTCGACGGCGAGCACCTCGACCCCGAGGCCCTCGCCGGCAACCGCCTGCACCTCACCCTCACCGAGGGCGAGCACACCCTCCGCGTCGACGCCGCCATGCGCTACTCCCGCACCGGCGAGGGCATGCACCGCTTCACCGACCCCAGCGACGGCGAGACGTACGTCTACACCCAGCTGTTCATGGACGACGTCCAGCGCGTCTTCGCCGCCTTCGACCAGCCCGACCTCAAGGCCGTCTTCGACGTCACCGTCACCGCCCCCGACCGCTGGACCGTCCTCGCCAACGGCGTCACCACCCACCACGGCGACGGACGCTGGCAGGCCGCCACCACCCCCCGCATCTCCACCTACCTCGTCGCCGTCGCCGCCGGCCCCTGGCACTCCATCCGCACCGAGCACGCCGGACTGCCCTTCGGCATCCACTGCCGCCGCTCCCTCGCCCCCCACCTCGACACCGACGCCGACGAGATCCTCGACGTCACCCGGCAGTGCTTCGACCGCTACCACGAGAAGTTCGACGAGCCCTACCCCTTCGACTCCTACGACCAGGCCTTCGTCCCGGAGTTCAACGCCGGCGCCATGGAGAACCCCGGCCTCGTCACCTTCCGCGACGAGTTCGTCTACCGCTCCGCCGTCACCCTCACCGAACGCCAGACCCGCGCCATGGTCATCGCCCACGAGATGGCCCACATGTGGTTCGGCGACCTCGTCACCCTCACCTGGTGGGACGACATCTGGCTCAACGAGTCCTTCGCCGAGTACATGGGCTACCAGACCGTCAACGAGGCCACCGGCCGCTACCCCGACACCTGGGTCGACTTCGCCATCGCCCGCAAGGCCTGGGGGTACGACGCCGACCAGCGCCCCTCCACCCACCCCGTCGCCCCCGACCCCGACGCCGTCCCCGACACCGCCGCCGCGATGCTCAACTTCGACGGCATCTCCTACGCCAAGGGCGCCTCCGCCCTCCGCCAGCTCGTCGCCTGGCTCGGCGAGAAGGACTTCCTCGCCGGCATCAACGCCCACTTCGCCCGCCACCGGTTCGGCAACGCCACCCTCGCCGACTTCATCGACAACCTCGCCTCCGCGACCGACCGGGACGTCCACGCCTGGGCCGAAGCCTGGCTGCGCACCACCGGCGTCGACACCCTCACCCCCGCCTACGACCCGGCCGCCGGCACCCTCGCCGTCACCCGCACCGGCAGCCGCCCCCACCGCATCACCGCCGGCGTCTACGACCCCGACCTCGCCGACGGCAGGCGCCTCGTCCTGCGCGACCGGCTGGAGATCGACGTCCCGCAGGACGCCCCGGCGCACCTCCCCGGCCCGCGCCCCGCCCTGATCGTCCTCAACGACGGCGACCACACCTACGCCAAGCTCCGCCTCGACGAACACTCCGGGGAACGCGCCCTGCGCACCCTCTCCGGCATCCCCGACGCCCTCACCCGCGCCGTCGTGTGGAACGGCCTGCGCGACATGGTCCGCGACGGCGAACTGGAGCCCGTCACCTACCTGGAGACCGCCCGCGCCCACCTCCCGGAGGAGACCGACCTCGCGATCGTCCAGGGCGTCCTCGGCTTCGCCTCCACCCACATCGCCGACCGGTACGTCACCCCCGACGACCGCCCCGCCGCCCTCGCCCTGCTCACCGACCTCGCCCGCGACCTCATCCGCCGCACCGAGGACGGCCGCGACCCCGGGCTGCGCCTCACCGCCGTACGCCACTACATCGACACCACCGACCGCCAGGGCACCCTCCACGGCTGGCTCGACGAGGGCGGCGTCCCCGGCGGCCCCGAACTCGACCCCGAGCTGCGCTGGCGCGTCCTCACCCGCCTCGCCGTCCTCGGCGGCACCGACGAGAGCGCCATCGCCGCCGAACTCGACCGCGACGCCAGCGCCACCGGCCAGGAGGGCGCCGCCCGCTGCCGCGCCGCCCTGCCCACCGCCGAGGCGAAGGCCGCCGCCTGGGAGGGCATGTTCACCTCCGACACCCTCTCCAACTACCTGTTCACCGCCACCGCCCAGGGCTTCTGGCAGCCCGAACAGGCCGAGCTGGTACGGGAGTACGTGCCCCGCTTCTACCCCGACGCCACCGCGCTCGCCGACCGCCGCGGCCCGGCCATCGCGGAAGCGGCCGGCCGCTACGCCTTCCCGGCACACGCCGTCGACGCCGCGCACCTCCGCCTCGCCGAACAGCACCTGGAGTCCGGCGCGCTCCTGCCCGCCCTGCACCGCAAGCTCACCGACCAGGTCGACGACCTCCGCCGCGCCCTGCGCGTCCGCAAGGCCTGA
- a CDS encoding chorismate mutase yields the protein MSTSETEATVSAELTRLRESIDNIDAAVVHMLAERFKCTQQVGHLKARHHLPPADPAREARQIARLRQLAESANLDPAFAEKLLNFIIAEVIRHHETIAGEAPAP from the coding sequence ATGAGCACCAGCGAGACCGAGGCCACCGTGAGCGCCGAGCTGACGCGGCTGCGCGAGAGCATCGACAACATCGACGCGGCGGTCGTCCACATGCTGGCCGAGCGCTTCAAATGCACCCAGCAGGTCGGCCACCTCAAGGCCCGCCACCACCTGCCCCCGGCCGACCCGGCCCGGGAGGCCCGTCAGATCGCCCGGCTGCGGCAGCTCGCCGAGAGCGCCAACCTCGACCCGGCGTTCGCGGAGAAGCTGCTGAACTTCATCATCGCCGAGGTGATCCGCCACCACGAGACGATCGCCGGCGAGGCGCCCGCACCCTGA
- a CDS encoding helix-turn-helix domain-containing protein, whose amino-acid sequence MYHTWMRFFTPSPLHRRLGLVCLGVGLQHGTLPTVGPRTLDHHVAVVISAGSGWYRFPDGRRTTVTAPALLWLTPGVPHHYAPDPGTGWDEGFVDFTGPVTATYTELGHIEPDRPVVPLADAGGPRSVIGRIARAARRGNPLLEVETSAAVHELLVALRRARADTNADGDLVLEALARDACRPLTVAEHAARHGMTPAELRTAVRRGAGCSPKDYLLGIRLGRAKELLAATELPVAAVARRVGYDDPAYFSRLFTRRVGTAPVRFRAQQGRTVPGGWSTRIPDAEHPPTIITGHV is encoded by the coding sequence ATGTACCACACCTGGATGCGCTTCTTCACGCCCAGCCCGCTCCACCGACGCCTCGGCCTCGTCTGCCTCGGCGTCGGGCTCCAGCACGGCACCCTCCCCACCGTCGGCCCCCGCACCCTCGACCATCACGTCGCCGTCGTGATCAGCGCGGGCAGCGGCTGGTACCGGTTCCCCGACGGGCGGCGCACCACCGTCACCGCGCCCGCCCTGCTCTGGCTCACCCCCGGCGTCCCCCACCACTACGCACCCGACCCGGGCACCGGCTGGGACGAGGGCTTCGTCGACTTCACCGGACCGGTCACCGCCACCTACACCGAACTCGGCCACATCGAGCCGGACCGGCCCGTCGTCCCGCTCGCCGATGCGGGCGGCCCCCGCTCCGTCATCGGCCGCATCGCCCGCGCCGCCCGCAGGGGCAACCCGCTCCTGGAGGTCGAGACGTCCGCCGCCGTACACGAACTGCTGGTCGCCCTGCGCAGGGCCCGCGCCGACACCAACGCCGACGGCGACCTCGTCCTGGAGGCCCTCGCCCGCGACGCCTGCCGGCCCCTGACGGTCGCCGAACACGCCGCCCGGCACGGCATGACCCCGGCCGAGCTGCGCACGGCGGTCCGCCGGGGCGCCGGCTGCAGCCCCAAGGACTACCTGCTCGGCATCCGGCTGGGCCGCGCCAAGGAACTGCTCGCCGCAACCGAGCTGCCGGTCGCCGCCGTCGCCCGCCGCGTCGGCTACGACGACCCCGCCTACTTCTCCCGCCTCTTCACCCGCCGCGTCGGCACCGCCCCCGTCCGCTTCCGCGCGCAGCAGGGCCGTACCGTACCGGGCGGCTGGAGCACCCGGATCCCGGATGCCGAACACCCTCCGACGATCATCACGGGACACGTCTAA